One segment of Salvelinus alpinus chromosome 1, SLU_Salpinus.1, whole genome shotgun sequence DNA contains the following:
- the LOC139578128 gene encoding inward rectifier potassium channel 2-like — protein MGSVRSHRYSIVSSEEDGMKLAAIAAVPNGYANGTVAKVHAAQQQAVSRFVQKDGHCNVQFINMSEKGQRYLADLFTTCVDIRWRWMLIIFCLSFLLSWLFFGFVFWLVALSYGDLENETQMCVSNVNSFTAAFLFSVETQTTIGYGYRYVTEECPVAVFMVVFQSIFGCIIDAFIIGAVMAKMAKPKKRNETLLFSHYATVAMRDSKLCLMWRVGNLRKSHLVEAHVRAHLLRSRTTAEGEYIPLDQMDIDVGFDSGVDRVFLVSPITIVHEIDEDSPLYEMSKQELETSQFEMVVILEGMVEATAMTTQCRSSYVASEVLWGHRFEPVLFEENNYYKVDYSRFEKTYEVSSTPQCSARDLAEKKSLVSCSNSFCYENEVALEKVEMEETFDEEKEEDGEEKEEVKMEDQGAIENGIENATLEETNTDTVSVHSEHNQDTRSLTMPSEARPLRRESEI, from the coding sequence ATGGGGAGCGTGCGAAGCCACCGCTACAGCATTGTCTCCTCCGAGGAAGACGGCATGAAGCTGGCCGCCATCGCCGCCGTGCCCAACGGCTACGCCAACGGCACGGTGGCCAAGGTTCATGCGGCGCAGCAGCAGGCTGTGAGCCGCTTCGTCCAGAAGGACGGCCACTGCAACGTGCAGTTCATCAACATGAGCGAGAAGGGCCAGCGTTACCTTGCCGACCTGTTCACCACCTGTGTGGACATCCGCTGGCGATGGATGTTGATCATCTTCTGcctgtccttcctcctctcctggcTCTTCTTCGGCTTCGTCTTCTGGCTGGTAGCGCTCTCCTACGGCGACTTGGAGAACGAGACGCAGATGTGCGTGTCCAACGTCAACAGCTTCACCGCCGCCTTCCTTTTCTCCGTGGAGACGCAGACCACCATTGGCTACGGCTACCGCTACGTCACCGAGGAGTGTCCCGTGGCCGTCTTCATGGTGGTCTTCCAGAGCATCTTCGGCTGCATCATCGACGCCTTCATCATTGGCGCCGTCATGGCTAAGATGGCCAAGCCCAAGAAGAGGAACGAGACGCTGCTCTTCAGCCACTACGCCACGGTGGCCATGCGGGACAGCAAACTGTGTCTGATGTGGCGCGTGGGGAACCTGCGCAAGAGCCACCTGGTGGAGGCCCACGTGCGCGCCCACCTCCTCAGGTCGCGAACCACGGCCGAAGGCGAGTATATCCCCCTGGACCAGATGGACATCGACGTGGGCTTCGACAGCGGCGTCGACCGCGTCTTCCTGGTGTCGCCCATCACCATTGTCCACGAGATTGACGAGGACAGCCCCTTGTACGAGATGAGCAAGCAGGAGCTGGAAACGTCCCAGTTTGAGATGGTAGTGATCCTGGAAGGTATGGTGGAAGCCACGGCCATGACCACCCAGTGCCGCAGCTCCTACGTGGCCAGCGAGGTTCTCTGGGGCCACCGCTTCGAGCCAGTCCTGTTCGAGGAGAATAACTACTACAAGGTGGACTACTCGCGCTTCGAGAAAACCTACGAGGTGAGCAGCACGCCCCAGTGTAGTGCCAGGGACCTGGCCGAGAAGAAGTCTCTGGTCTCTTGCTCCAACTCCTTCTGTTATGAGAACGAGGTGGCCCTTGAaaaagtggagatggaggagacgtttgatgaggagaaagaggaggatggggaggagaaggaggaggtaaAAATGGAGGATCAGGGTGCTATTGAGAACGGCATTGAGAATGCAACACTGGaggagacaaacacagacacagtctcTGTACATTCTGAACACAATCAGGATACCAGGAGTCTGACGATGCCTTCAGAAGCAAGGCCTCTAAGACGAGAATCAGAAATATGA